One part of the Streptococcus sp. oral taxon 431 genome encodes these proteins:
- a CDS encoding YkgJ family cysteine cluster protein, whose translation MSKEIDIEYYHQLALQKQKEHRKFLGNLKKKAPKNLDKIALEIHQEVFTEIDCTACANCCKSLGPDFKEADITRIAKYFKMKLPAFEAEFLQVDEDGDKVFKSMPCPFLGGDNLCSIYDVRPKACREFPHTDRKKIYQINNLTIKNTLTCPAAYLFVERLREKID comes from the coding sequence ATGTCAAAAGAAATCGATATCGAATATTATCACCAACTAGCCTTGCAAAAACAAAAAGAGCATCGGAAGTTTTTAGGAAATCTGAAAAAGAAAGCACCTAAAAATTTGGATAAAATTGCCCTTGAAATCCATCAAGAAGTTTTTACTGAAATTGATTGTACAGCCTGCGCTAACTGTTGCAAGAGTCTTGGTCCAGACTTCAAAGAAGCAGATATCACACGTATCGCAAAATACTTTAAAATGAAATTGCCAGCTTTTGAAGCTGAGTTTTTGCAAGTAGATGAAGACGGTGATAAAGTCTTTAAGTCAATGCCTTGTCCCTTCTTAGGAGGCGATAATCTTTGTTCCATCTACGACGTCCGTCCAAAAGCCTGTCGTGAATTTCCACATACTGACCGTAAGAAGATTTACCAAATCAATAATCTTACTATTAAAAATACCTTAACTTGTCCAGCAGCCTATCTCTTTGTTGAAAGATTAAGAGAGAAGATAGATTAA
- a CDS encoding bifunctional glycosyltransferase family 2/GtrA family protein, which produces MNYIVIPAYQPDNKLIKLIEKIHEKSDFHILVIDDGSSSECQKIFDKAKQFATVIRHQVNQGKGQALKTAFTYIQEQNIYGTVVTADADGQHKVWDIFRTANKASENPNKLILGVRAFSGKVPLRSRFGNSLTKALFKLQTGVGVTDTQTGLRAFTTNLIPFMLKIEGQRYEYEMNMLLEATKEYEILEVPIETVYINDNEASHFRPIQDGLMIYKNIFKFALSSLSSFVVDYVVYALAILISPTVPTSLRIFLANGVARVTSSIFNYSTNKKLVFKNDDSLVKTGMGYFGLAVGLFILDTLLIRLFFTVFGINLLIAKVIVGILLFAVSWTVQKKFIFKERTSTVL; this is translated from the coding sequence ATGAACTACATAGTCATTCCAGCTTATCAACCAGATAATAAACTTATCAAACTCATCGAAAAAATTCACGAAAAGAGTGATTTTCATATCTTAGTCATAGACGACGGCAGTTCATCAGAGTGCCAAAAAATCTTTGATAAAGCAAAACAATTTGCTACTGTCATTCGTCACCAAGTGAATCAAGGTAAAGGGCAGGCTCTAAAAACAGCCTTTACTTATATCCAAGAACAAAATATTTATGGTACGGTTGTCACAGCAGATGCGGATGGACAGCACAAGGTATGGGATATTTTCCGCACGGCTAATAAAGCTTCCGAAAATCCAAACAAGCTAATCTTGGGTGTACGTGCCTTTTCTGGAAAAGTTCCCCTTCGTAGCCGTTTTGGTAACAGCTTAACCAAAGCTCTCTTTAAGCTTCAAACAGGAGTAGGAGTAACAGATACGCAGACAGGTCTTCGTGCATTTACGACAAACTTGATACCGTTTATGCTTAAGATTGAAGGTCAACGTTATGAATATGAGATGAATATGTTGCTCGAAGCAACGAAAGAATACGAGATTCTAGAAGTGCCTATTGAAACTGTCTATATCAACGATAATGAGGCTTCACACTTCCGTCCAATACAAGACGGGCTCATGATTTATAAAAATATTTTTAAATTTGCCTTATCATCTCTCAGTAGCTTTGTTGTAGACTATGTCGTTTACGCCCTAGCAATCTTGATTTCGCCGACAGTTCCGACGAGTCTACGAATCTTTCTAGCAAACGGAGTAGCTCGTGTGACTAGCTCTATTTTCAACTATTCTACAAATAAGAAACTAGTCTTTAAAAATGACGATAGCCTTGTGAAAACAGGGATGGGATACTTTGGTCTAGCAGTCGGACTCTTTATCTTAGACACGCTACTGATTCGTCTTTTCTTTACAGTCTTTGGTATCAACCTTCTGATTGCTAAAGTTATCGTCGGCATCCTTCTCTTCGCTGTTTCTTGGACAGTTCAGAAGAAATTCATCTTTAAGGAAAGGACATCAACTGTATTATGA
- a CDS encoding phosphodiester glycosidase family protein, with protein MKFLKKRYAYASVLGLLLTGSFSYSMLKTFVLAETISTVATTSTSSNAAAASQAAKTATVTDSSYKDDNITVNLSETTVNNTQVYVADITLSSSDYLKTAFAQNAYGTNVTAKTSVTAANNNAILAVNGDYYGANSTGYVIRNGVVYRDTVREDSSNGDLAIYKDGSFKVIYEDQISAEQLVNDGVVNLLAFGPALVENGEIAVDTNTEVGQAMASNPRTAIGIIDENHYIIVVSDGRTSESEGLSLYQLAEVMKSYGAKTAYNLDGGGSSTLYFNGQVINKPTTGGNKISERAVSDIVYIGY; from the coding sequence ATGAAATTTTTAAAGAAACGCTATGCTTACGCCTCTGTTCTTGGCCTACTCTTGACAGGATCCTTTAGTTACTCAATGCTAAAGACCTTTGTCCTCGCTGAAACTATCTCGACAGTTGCCACAACTAGCACAAGTTCCAATGCTGCAGCAGCAAGTCAAGCTGCTAAAACAGCTACTGTCACTGACTCTAGTTATAAAGATGACAATATTACTGTCAATTTGTCTGAAACGACGGTCAATAATACCCAAGTCTACGTTGCTGATATTACTCTGAGCTCATCAGATTATCTGAAAACTGCCTTTGCTCAAAATGCCTACGGAACTAACGTAACTGCAAAAACCTCTGTAACCGCAGCTAACAACAATGCCATTTTAGCGGTAAACGGGGACTACTATGGTGCTAACTCTACAGGTTATGTTATCCGTAATGGAGTAGTTTATCGTGATACTGTTCGTGAAGATTCTAGTAATGGTGACTTAGCTATTTATAAAGACGGCTCTTTCAAGGTCATTTACGAAGATCAGATCTCAGCTGAGCAACTAGTTAATGACGGTGTCGTCAATCTCTTGGCATTTGGACCAGCCTTGGTCGAAAATGGTGAAATTGCAGTTGATACCAATACAGAAGTAGGACAAGCAATGGCTTCAAATCCTCGTACAGCTATTGGTATTATCGATGAAAACCACTATATCATCGTTGTTTCAGATGGACGTACATCAGAAAGTGAAGGTCTCTCTCTTTATCAGCTTGCTGAGGTCATGAAATCTTATGGAGCAAAAACAGCCTACAACCTTGATGGTGGTGGATCATCTACACTTTACTTCAACGGTCAGGTTATCAATAAACCAACGACTGGTGGAAACAAAATTTCAGAAAGGGCGGTGAGTGACATTGTCTACATTGGTTACTAA
- a CDS encoding glucosaminidase domain-containing protein, which translates to MKKILLASTVALSMAGFAKTTVYAEDSQATNNVQSSEKIATNTVSNEKKNQSEAEKATSQTPETKEQPSKETVVEVVNKEGWQKENNQWRYYEDNQPVSNWKKIAGVWYYFNQDGIMLSNTIFNDYLLNNSGALAESSWVKIDNQWYYATEDGKVTRNNWKKIAGVWYRFDENGIMISNAVYDDYLFKASGVLAENSWVKIGDKWYYGDQEGKINRDKWAKIDGQWYRFDESGVMLSATIYKDYLLKTSGAMAENAWAKLEDKWYYATASGKIIRDKWEKISGSWYYFNKDGVMLSSQWKEKYYLKDSGAMAKSEWIFDEKYKSWFYLKSDGTYAENQWVGSYYLKSFGYMAKNEWIFDKDYNAWYYLKEDGVYVTGNFTINGKDYTFQSNGKWITDSASYYKVKPITANVYSASGEKLSYISQGSIVAIDGAEAKDGRLPVKISGLSGYMNKSDLVAVSSDSDFIPHYATDGNYLYHELSPYASIRVAPHSSSMAIGKKYYSTDGINFENFTVENPFLFRDLRKPSNYTAEELDKVYSLMNIKGSRLAGKGAIFKEAEERYQINALYLIAHSALESSWGRSQIAKDKNNFFGIAAYDTTPYDSAKSFDDVDKGILGAAKWIRENYIDNGRTYLGNKSSGMNVLYASDPYWGEKIASIMMSINSKLGEKD; encoded by the coding sequence ATGAAAAAAATATTGCTGGCAAGTACAGTTGCCCTCTCTATGGCAGGTTTTGCAAAAACGACAGTCTATGCCGAGGATTCTCAAGCTACCAATAATGTTCAATCATCAGAAAAGATTGCTACGAATACAGTAAGCAATGAAAAGAAAAATCAAAGCGAAGCTGAAAAAGCAACTTCTCAAACTCCAGAGACCAAAGAACAACCTTCAAAAGAAACAGTAGTAGAGGTAGTTAACAAAGAGGGTTGGCAAAAAGAAAATAACCAATGGCGTTATTATGAGGATAATCAGCCCGTTTCAAATTGGAAAAAAATAGCGGGTGTTTGGTACTATTTTAATCAAGATGGCATCATGCTTAGTAATACTATCTTTAATGACTACCTATTGAATAATAGCGGTGCTTTGGCAGAATCTTCTTGGGTAAAAATTGACAACCAATGGTATTATGCCACTGAGGACGGGAAAGTTACTCGTAATAATTGGAAAAAGATAGCTGGTGTTTGGTATCGATTCGATGAAAATGGTATCATGATCAGCAATGCAGTTTACGATGATTATCTGTTCAAAGCAAGTGGTGTCTTAGCTGAAAATAGCTGGGTAAAAATTGGTGATAAATGGTACTACGGCGATCAAGAAGGAAAAATCAATCGTGACAAGTGGGCAAAGATTGATGGACAATGGTATCGATTTGATGAATCTGGTGTCATGCTAAGTGCTACTATTTATAAAGACTATCTTCTCAAGACTAGTGGAGCTATGGCAGAAAATGCCTGGGCAAAACTCGAAGATAAGTGGTATTATGCTACAGCATCAGGAAAAATTATTCGCGATAAGTGGGAGAAAATCAGCGGTTCATGGTACTATTTTAATAAAGACGGTGTCATGTTAAGTAGCCAATGGAAAGAGAAATACTATCTAAAAGATAGTGGCGCCATGGCTAAAAGCGAATGGATTTTCGATGAAAAATACAAGAGTTGGTTCTACCTCAAGTCGGACGGTACCTATGCTGAAAATCAATGGGTAGGTTCTTACTATCTCAAATCTTTTGGTTATATGGCCAAAAATGAATGGATTTTCGATAAGGACTACAACGCTTGGTATTATCTAAAAGAAGATGGAGTCTATGTAACTGGTAACTTCACCATTAATGGGAAAGACTATACTTTCCAAAGCAACGGAAAATGGATTACTGATTCAGCCTCATATTATAAAGTAAAACCTATTACAGCAAATGTATATAGCGCTTCTGGTGAGAAACTTAGCTATATTTCGCAAGGAAGTATTGTAGCGATTGATGGAGCTGAAGCCAAAGACGGTCGACTTCCGGTCAAAATTTCAGGCCTTTCAGGCTATATGAACAAGAGTGATCTAGTAGCAGTCAGCTCAGATAGTGACTTCATTCCTCACTATGCCACTGACGGTAATTATCTTTACCATGAGTTATCACCTTACGCAAGTATTCGTGTAGCACCTCATAGCTCATCAATGGCAATTGGTAAAAAATACTATTCAACTGATGGTATTAATTTTGAAAACTTTACAGTTGAAAATCCTTTCTTATTTAGAGATTTAAGAAAACCAAGCAATTACACAGCTGAAGAATTAGATAAAGTCTATTCTCTTATGAATATCAAGGGAAGTCGTCTGGCAGGTAAGGGTGCAATCTTTAAAGAAGCTGAAGAACGCTATCAGATCAACGCTCTCTATCTAATCGCCCATAGTGCCCTTGAAAGTTCATGGGGACGTAGCCAAATCGCTAAGGATAAAAACAACTTCTTTGGTATCGCTGCTTATGATACAACACCATATGATTCAGCTAAAAGCTTCGACGATGTTGACAAGGGCATCTTAGGTGCAGCCAAGTGGATTCGCGAAAATTACATTGATAATGGCAGAACTTACCTAGGAAATAAATCATCAGGTATGAACGTCCTCTATGCTTCAGATCCATACTGGGGAGAAAAAATTGCAAGCATCATGATGTCAATTAACAGCAAGCTTGGTGAAAAAGACTAA